The following proteins come from a genomic window of Novosphingobium aromaticivorans DSM 12444:
- the dapB gene encoding 4-hydroxy-tetrahydrodipicolinate reductase — protein sequence MARIGIIGSAGRMGNALQAAVAAAGHDFAGGIDKGGDPLELAKASDVLVDFSAPGALEFNLDAAIHAGVPIVVGTTGLEERHHWLIDAAAVSVPVLQTGNTSLGVTLLAHLVREAAARLGEDWDIEIVETHHRMKVDAPSGTALLLGEAAAKGRGVSLAEEAVRGRDGITGARKAGTIGFAALRGGSVAGDHSVHFLADNERLTFSHLAENRAIFAKGAIRAAQWLLDQEPGRYTMPEVLGL from the coding sequence ATGGCCAGAATCGGAATCATCGGCAGCGCGGGGCGCATGGGCAATGCATTGCAGGCGGCAGTGGCTGCGGCAGGGCACGACTTTGCCGGCGGCATCGACAAGGGCGGAGATCCGCTTGAACTGGCAAAGGCCAGCGACGTGCTGGTCGACTTCTCCGCACCCGGCGCGCTCGAGTTCAATCTCGACGCCGCAATCCATGCAGGCGTGCCGATCGTGGTCGGAACGACGGGTCTCGAGGAACGCCATCACTGGCTGATCGATGCAGCCGCAGTCAGCGTGCCCGTGCTGCAGACCGGCAATACCTCGCTTGGCGTCACGCTGCTGGCCCATCTCGTGCGCGAGGCCGCCGCGCGCCTTGGCGAGGACTGGGACATCGAGATCGTCGAGACCCATCACCGCATGAAGGTGGATGCCCCGTCGGGCACCGCGCTGCTGCTGGGCGAAGCGGCCGCAAAGGGGCGCGGCGTCAGCCTGGCCGAGGAGGCCGTTCGCGGGCGCGACGGCATCACCGGTGCGCGCAAGGCTGGCACGATCGGCTTTGCCGCCCTGCGCGGCGGATCGGTCGCGGGCGACCATTCGGTCCACTTCCTTGCCGACAACGAGCGTTTGACCTTCTCGCATCTTGCCGAGAACCGCGCGATTTTCGCCAAGGGCGCGATCCGGGCAGCGCAGTGGCTGCTCGATCAGGAGCCGGGTCGCTACACGATGCCCGAAGTCCTCGGCCTCTGA